One window of the Danaus plexippus chromosome 25, MEX_DaPlex, whole genome shotgun sequence genome contains the following:
- the LOC116775419 gene encoding N6-adenosine-methyltransferase subunit METTL3 isoform X1: MSDAWEEIQAVKSKRNSLREKLEKRKKERQNILGTNLASGDKTESVPAAASSGKERSASSPAPSKSDTPSIDKSKLIPSASLEVRLLQVLSDMQLQLPATASALMPGLGDVDTGIVASLLQKFATQKLITIKERTENTTDASIEVVNAESVRLAAVLAALMEEQSSTVKRKGDSASDEGAHPKVAKSATDDKKTGKSDADIMSLLAMPSSREKAVKRVGEEIMDLLSKPTAKEKSLADKFKSQGGAQVMEFCPHGTRSDCGSPTCKKLHFKKIIQNHTDEALGDCSFLNTCFHMDSCKYVHYEVDNTDPNITAPKTTPEPAAKPGNNGTPAAPKADGVLTLTPPQWIQCDLRYLDMTFLGKFAVIMADPPWDIHMELPYGTMSDDEMRCLGVPQLQDSGLIFLWVTGRAMELGRECLKLWGYERVDELIWVKTNQLQRIIRTGRTGHWLNHGKEHCLVGMKGNPENLNRGLDCDVIVAEVRATSHKPDEIYGIIERLSPGTRKIELFGRPHNVQPNWITLGNQVDGVRLVDPDLIAAFKKRYPDGNCMAPPPPDPGLA, from the exons ATGTCTGACGCTTGGGAAGAAATTCAGGCTGTCAAAAGCAAGAGAAACAGTTTGAGAGAGAAGTTAGAGAAAAGGAAGAAGGAGAGACAAAACATTTTAGGAACGAATTTAGCTAGTGGTGATAAAACTGAGAGCGTACCGGCGGCTGCGTCTAGTGGTAAAGAACGCAGCGCGTCTAGCCCGGCGCCCAGTAAAAGTGACA CTCCGTCTATAGACAAATCGAAATTGATACCCTCAGCATCTCTGGAGGTTCGTCTTCTCCAAGTTTTATCGGACATGCAGCTCCAACTCCCGGCCACGGCCAGCGCCTTAATGCCAGGCCTCGGTGATGTCGATACTGGCATTGTGGCCAGCCTGCTACAGAAGTTCGCAACACAGAAACTTATAAC tATTAAAGAGAGGACAGAGAACACAACGGATGCTAGTATTGAGGTTGTGAATGCTGAATCCGTTAGACTGGCTGCCGTGTTGGCAGCATTGATGGAAGAACAATCGTCCACAGTCAAAAGGAAAG GTGATAGTGCCTCTGACGAAGGAGCCCATCCGAAAGTCGCTAAATCTGCCAcagatgataaaaaaactGGGAAAAGTGATGCTGATATCatg tcTTTATTAGCAATGCCGTCAAGTAGAGAAAAAGCTGTGAAAAGAGTGGGCGAAGAAATTATGGATTTGCTGAGTAAACCAACGGCTAAGGAGAAATCACTCGCGGACAAGTTTAAGAGCCAAGGAG GTGCCCAGGTGATGGAGTTCTGCCCTCATGGCACCAGATCCGACTGCGGTTCCCCGACATGCAAGAAACTCCACTTCAAGAAGATAATTCAGAACCACACTGACGAAGCCCTCGGTGATTGCTCTTTCCTCAACACCTGCTTCCATATGGACAGTTGCAA ATACGTTCACTACGAGGTGGATAACACAGACCCAAACATAACAGCCCCCAAGACGACCCCCGAACCAGCGGCGAAACCGGGGAATAATG GAACACCCGCAGCGCCCAAGGCTGACGGAGTTCTGACGCTGACCCCCCCACAGTGGATACAGTGCGACCTGAGATATCTAGACATGACGTTCCTTG GTAAGTTTGCCGTGATAATGGCAGATCCACCGTGGGATATCCACATGGAACTGCCGTACGGCACTATGTCTGATGATGAGATGAGGTGTCTCGGGGTGCCGCAGCTGCAGGACAGTGGGCTCATCTTCCTCTGGGTGACCGGAAG AGCCATGGAGTTGGGCAGAGAGTGTCTGAAGCTGTGGGGATACGAGCGTGTGGATGAACTCATCTGGGTGAAGACGAACCAGCTGCAGCGGATCATACGAACCGGGCGCACCGGGCATTGGCTGAACCATGGGAAGGAACACTGTTTG GTGGGCATGAAAGGCAACCCCGAGAATTTGAATCGTGGTCTAGACTGTGACGTCATCGTAGCCGAGGTCCGCGCCACAAGCCACAAACCAGACGAGATATATGGCATAATTG aGAGACTCAGTCCTGGGACGAGAAAGATAGAACTTTTTGGCCGTCCGCATAACGTGCAACCAAACTG GATAACACTAGGCAACCAAGTGGATGGCGTGCGTCTCGTCGACCCTGATCTCATAGCGGCTTTCAAGAAACGCTACCCTGATGGTAATTGTATGGCGCCCCCTCCCCCGGACCCCGGCCTAGCTTAA
- the LOC116775419 gene encoding N6-adenosine-methyltransferase catalytic subunit isoform X2: MSDAWEEIQAVKSKRNSLREKLEKRKKERQNILGTNLASGDKTESVPAAASSGKERSASSPAPSKSDTSLEVRLLQVLSDMQLQLPATASALMPGLGDVDTGIVASLLQKFATQKLITIKERTENTTDASIEVVNAESVRLAAVLAALMEEQSSTVKRKGDSASDEGAHPKVAKSATDDKKTGKSDADIMSLLAMPSSREKAVKRVGEEIMDLLSKPTAKEKSLADKFKSQGGAQVMEFCPHGTRSDCGSPTCKKLHFKKIIQNHTDEALGDCSFLNTCFHMDSCKYVHYEVDNTDPNITAPKTTPEPAAKPGNNGTPAAPKADGVLTLTPPQWIQCDLRYLDMTFLGKFAVIMADPPWDIHMELPYGTMSDDEMRCLGVPQLQDSGLIFLWVTGRAMELGRECLKLWGYERVDELIWVKTNQLQRIIRTGRTGHWLNHGKEHCLVGMKGNPENLNRGLDCDVIVAEVRATSHKPDEIYGIIERLSPGTRKIELFGRPHNVQPNWITLGNQVDGVRLVDPDLIAAFKKRYPDGNCMAPPPPDPGLA, translated from the exons ATGTCTGACGCTTGGGAAGAAATTCAGGCTGTCAAAAGCAAGAGAAACAGTTTGAGAGAGAAGTTAGAGAAAAGGAAGAAGGAGAGACAAAACATTTTAGGAACGAATTTAGCTAGTGGTGATAAAACTGAGAGCGTACCGGCGGCTGCGTCTAGTGGTAAAGAACGCAGCGCGTCTAGCCCGGCGCCCAGTAAAAGTGACA CATCTCTGGAGGTTCGTCTTCTCCAAGTTTTATCGGACATGCAGCTCCAACTCCCGGCCACGGCCAGCGCCTTAATGCCAGGCCTCGGTGATGTCGATACTGGCATTGTGGCCAGCCTGCTACAGAAGTTCGCAACACAGAAACTTATAAC tATTAAAGAGAGGACAGAGAACACAACGGATGCTAGTATTGAGGTTGTGAATGCTGAATCCGTTAGACTGGCTGCCGTGTTGGCAGCATTGATGGAAGAACAATCGTCCACAGTCAAAAGGAAAG GTGATAGTGCCTCTGACGAAGGAGCCCATCCGAAAGTCGCTAAATCTGCCAcagatgataaaaaaactGGGAAAAGTGATGCTGATATCatg tcTTTATTAGCAATGCCGTCAAGTAGAGAAAAAGCTGTGAAAAGAGTGGGCGAAGAAATTATGGATTTGCTGAGTAAACCAACGGCTAAGGAGAAATCACTCGCGGACAAGTTTAAGAGCCAAGGAG GTGCCCAGGTGATGGAGTTCTGCCCTCATGGCACCAGATCCGACTGCGGTTCCCCGACATGCAAGAAACTCCACTTCAAGAAGATAATTCAGAACCACACTGACGAAGCCCTCGGTGATTGCTCTTTCCTCAACACCTGCTTCCATATGGACAGTTGCAA ATACGTTCACTACGAGGTGGATAACACAGACCCAAACATAACAGCCCCCAAGACGACCCCCGAACCAGCGGCGAAACCGGGGAATAATG GAACACCCGCAGCGCCCAAGGCTGACGGAGTTCTGACGCTGACCCCCCCACAGTGGATACAGTGCGACCTGAGATATCTAGACATGACGTTCCTTG GTAAGTTTGCCGTGATAATGGCAGATCCACCGTGGGATATCCACATGGAACTGCCGTACGGCACTATGTCTGATGATGAGATGAGGTGTCTCGGGGTGCCGCAGCTGCAGGACAGTGGGCTCATCTTCCTCTGGGTGACCGGAAG AGCCATGGAGTTGGGCAGAGAGTGTCTGAAGCTGTGGGGATACGAGCGTGTGGATGAACTCATCTGGGTGAAGACGAACCAGCTGCAGCGGATCATACGAACCGGGCGCACCGGGCATTGGCTGAACCATGGGAAGGAACACTGTTTG GTGGGCATGAAAGGCAACCCCGAGAATTTGAATCGTGGTCTAGACTGTGACGTCATCGTAGCCGAGGTCCGCGCCACAAGCCACAAACCAGACGAGATATATGGCATAATTG aGAGACTCAGTCCTGGGACGAGAAAGATAGAACTTTTTGGCCGTCCGCATAACGTGCAACCAAACTG GATAACACTAGGCAACCAAGTGGATGGCGTGCGTCTCGTCGACCCTGATCTCATAGCGGCTTTCAAGAAACGCTACCCTGATGGTAATTGTATGGCGCCCCCTCCCCCGGACCCCGGCCTAGCTTAA
- the LOC116775043 gene encoding DNA polymerase interacting tetratricopeptide repeat-containing, protein of 47 kDa isoform X1 produces the protein MGDNTKDTKKPAMTEEERIALCQKLDKELNDFIDGLEKKRYTEGWPEDRWEEEMDKHPFFMKSTPEDGELSPLAEGLAKLKYDPEENTPLELATNYKEDGNFNFKHKNYRLAIIGYTEGIKVRCDNAEINASLYNNRAAAHFHLKNYRSALYDSEKALSFNPGHEKSRLRAAKSALQIARFDTCIEHCQELLKQKSSDKELSELMADAKKKKMVVARDERKKKKVEAKRSEQKDLVVKAVIQRGIKISKCEDEDDIDLSKLEPTLPGAQESIVHLENGILKWPVLFLYPEYQTSDFVKACPEDVPLIRQLEQLFPAPWDEAKTYNVRSINVYYEGSDKMPHVVDPKKNLGELLVAKYYELKAGTPAFFVMVRGSRAESRFIECYLYQEEVQVTSRKAEKYACLYSNRAAEHWNLRNFKQALYDSEKALLLNPEDDETRLRAAKSALEAAKYDASIEHCRKLIQKNCTDIELFELLAIAKMRKKEAKTDESSELIVKAVLERGIKISKCKNKNDIDISKLEPTLPGARDSMVYLENGVLKWPILFLYPEYETSDFLTGCPENVPLIYQLEKLFPAPWDRGNKYCSANIKVYYEGCDKMPHIVDPRRSLGELLVSTYYELKAGTPMFFVMVRGSWVESMFLDCYL, from the exons ATGGGCGATAATACTAAAGATACTAAGAAACCGGCGATGACTGAGGAGGAAAGGATCGCGCTGTGTCAAAAATTGGACAAAGaacttaatgattttatagatGGCTTGGAGAAAAAGCGATATACTGAGGGATGGCCAGAAGACCGGTGGGAG GAGGAAATGGATAAACATCCGTTCTTCATGAAGTCTACTCCGGAGGACGGTGAGCTCTCCCCGTTAGCCGAGGGACTGGCCAAACTGAAATATGATCCTGAGGAAAATACCCCATTGGAACTGGCCACCAATTACAAAGAGGATGGAAATTTCAACTTCAAACACAAGAACTATCGACTTGCTATTATAGG GTACACAGAGGGTATCAAGGTAAGGTGTGATAATGCGGAAATAAACGCTAGCCTATACAATAATAGGGCTGCAGCACACTTCCATCTCAAGAACTACAGGTCAGCTTTGTATGACAGCGAGAAAGCATTGTCATTCAACCCAGGACACGAGAAATCGAGACTAAGAGCCGCAAAATCGGCACTGCAGATAGCGAGATTTGATACGTGCATCGAACATTGTCAGGAacttctaaaacaaaaatcatcaGATAAAGAACTCTCTGAGCTAATGGCTGATgccaaaaagaaaaagatgGTGGTGGCGCGAGATGAAAGAAAGAAGAAGAAGGTGGAAGCCAAGAGAAGCGAACAGAAGGATTTAGTCGTGAAAGCTGTAATCCAGCGCGGCATTAAAATATCCAAATGCGAAGATGAAGATGACATAGATCTATCAAAGTTAGAACCAACTTTGCCGGGGGCTCAGGAGTCTATAGTACATTTAGAGAATGGCATTTTAAAATGGCCGGTGCTATTCCTGTATCCGGAATATCAGACGTCCGATTTCGTGAAAGCCTGCCCAGAGGATGTGCCACTGATTCGCCAATTGGAGCAACTATTTCCAGCGCCTTGGGACGAGGCTAAAACTTACAACGTTAGAAGCATTAACGTTTATTACGAGGGTAGCGACAAAATGCCTCACGTGGTTGATCCGAAAAAGAATTTAGGTGAACTGTTAGTtgctaaatattatgaattgaaGGCCGGCACTCCCGCGTTTTTCGTTATGGTACGCGGCAGTCGGGCGGAAAGCAGATTTATAGAATGTTATCT GTACCAAGAAGAGGTCCAGGTAACAAGTAGAAAAGCAGAAAAGTATGCTTGCTTGTACAGCAATAGGGCTGCAGAGCATTGGAATCTCAGAAACTTCAAACAAGCACTGTATGACAGTGAGAAAGCCTTGCTACTAAACCCCGAAGACGACGAAACAAGACTAAGAGCTGCAAAATCAGCATTGGAAGCAGCTAAATATGACGCTTCTATTGAACATTGTCGGAAACTAATACAGAAAAATTGCACAGATATAGAACTCTTTGAGCTTTTGGCTATTGCTAAAATGAGGAAAAAGGAGGCTAAGACGGATGAATCGTCAGAATTAATCGTGAAGGCTGTACTTGAGCGCggcattaaaatatctaaatgtaaaaataaaaatgacatagATATATCAAAACTAGAACCCACTTTACCGGGGGCTCGCGATTCTATGGTATATTTAGAGAATGGCGTTTTAAAATGGCCGATTCTATTTCTATATCCGGAATATGAAACCTCAGATTTCTTGACAGGCTGCCCAGAGAATGTGCCACTGATTTATCAATTGGAAAAACTGTTCCCGGCGCCTTGGGATAGGGGTAATAAATACTGCAGTGCCAATATTAAGGTTTATTACGAGGGTTGTGATAAAATGCCGCATATTGTGGACCCCAGGAGGAGCTTGGGTGAACTCTTAGTATCTACATATTATGAATTGAAAGCCGGCACCCCGATGTTTTTTGTCATGGTACGCGGCAGTTGGGTGGAGAGTATGTTTTTAGACTGTTACCTGTAA
- the LOC116775043 gene encoding DNA polymerase interacting tetratricopeptide repeat-containing, protein of 47 kDa isoform X2 yields MGDNTKDTKKPAMTEEERIALCQKLDKELNDFIDGLEKKRYTEGWPEDRWEEEMDKHPFFMKSTPEDGELSPLAEGLAKLKYDPEENTPLELATNYKEDGNFNFKHKNYRLAIIGYTEGIKVRCDNAEINASLYNNRAAAHFHLKNYRSALYDSEKALSFNPGHEKSRLRAAKSALQIARFDTCIEHCQELLKQKSSDKELSELMADAKKKKMVVARDERKKKKVEAKRSEQKDLVVKAVIQRGIKISKCEDEDDIDLSKLEPTLPGAQESIVHLENGILKWPVLFLYPEYQTSDFVKACPEDVPLIRQLEQLFPAPWDEAKTYNVRSINVYYEGSDKMPHVVDPKKNLGELLVAKYYELKAGTPAFFVMVRGSRAESRFIECYLGKI; encoded by the exons ATGGGCGATAATACTAAAGATACTAAGAAACCGGCGATGACTGAGGAGGAAAGGATCGCGCTGTGTCAAAAATTGGACAAAGaacttaatgattttatagatGGCTTGGAGAAAAAGCGATATACTGAGGGATGGCCAGAAGACCGGTGGGAG GAGGAAATGGATAAACATCCGTTCTTCATGAAGTCTACTCCGGAGGACGGTGAGCTCTCCCCGTTAGCCGAGGGACTGGCCAAACTGAAATATGATCCTGAGGAAAATACCCCATTGGAACTGGCCACCAATTACAAAGAGGATGGAAATTTCAACTTCAAACACAAGAACTATCGACTTGCTATTATAGG GTACACAGAGGGTATCAAGGTAAGGTGTGATAATGCGGAAATAAACGCTAGCCTATACAATAATAGGGCTGCAGCACACTTCCATCTCAAGAACTACAGGTCAGCTTTGTATGACAGCGAGAAAGCATTGTCATTCAACCCAGGACACGAGAAATCGAGACTAAGAGCCGCAAAATCGGCACTGCAGATAGCGAGATTTGATACGTGCATCGAACATTGTCAGGAacttctaaaacaaaaatcatcaGATAAAGAACTCTCTGAGCTAATGGCTGATgccaaaaagaaaaagatgGTGGTGGCGCGAGATGAAAGAAAGAAGAAGAAGGTGGAAGCCAAGAGAAGCGAACAGAAGGATTTAGTCGTGAAAGCTGTAATCCAGCGCGGCATTAAAATATCCAAATGCGAAGATGAAGATGACATAGATCTATCAAAGTTAGAACCAACTTTGCCGGGGGCTCAGGAGTCTATAGTACATTTAGAGAATGGCATTTTAAAATGGCCGGTGCTATTCCTGTATCCGGAATATCAGACGTCCGATTTCGTGAAAGCCTGCCCAGAGGATGTGCCACTGATTCGCCAATTGGAGCAACTATTTCCAGCGCCTTGGGACGAGGCTAAAACTTACAACGTTAGAAGCATTAACGTTTATTACGAGGGTAGCGACAAAATGCCTCACGTGGTTGATCCGAAAAAGAATTTAGGTGAACTGTTAGTtgctaaatattatgaattgaaGGCCGGCACTCCCGCGTTTTTCGTTATGGTACGCGGCAGTCGGGCGGAAAGCAGATTTATAGAATGTTATCT CGGGAAAATATAA
- the LOC116775044 gene encoding uncharacterized protein LOC116775044, which translates to MSGFRRSRVLFAICFLLQITTPYNIRNHPCCLEPNENLTLAMIIDAFEIYGHDPTDKLDNLWLYQNEMMRIKTAEDQYLINERIHIATDHLGRFIKLHIQELKVLLITLDDVIDNMLAMYENHNAIAAERKATYTGGPVPMEFYLSQEFYCGKNVYLFYSELYSDIYHMGRGIAPYCKDRSFVFMGFLHYHDEQKYYLIDDPSISFPTDNFLHGLECHIGICIFRFPFKKILQSERDVTTLPKAIVKCGLVMYKLPPLTAAACIITSGSFILDFNIQGLRYRHYDYLLTTPNGNTYYTKEPHTPLVCDHHVCEWNYTNHYGGPFLIPGDPGSGIDPVPPYIEPTPKPDEGDEDNITVPYILEGCLFMYPPNYGSIAGKSYLDPVELHDDRFTCSAAGGNKGLYWYPQWMGAMPHHPYPSIVDEKGAFDPPGAFYPHQNYEMEESDVD; encoded by the exons ATGTCTGGCTTTAGACGTTCGCGAGTATTATTTGCAATATGCTTCCTACTGCAGATAAcg ACCCCTTACAATATAAGGAATCACCCCTGCTGTTTGGAaccaaatgaaaatttaactcTAGCTATGATAATCGACGCCTTTGAGATTTACGGTCATGATCCAACTGACAAACTTGACAACCTCTGGCTCTACCAGAACGAGATGATGAGAATCAAGACTGCCGAAGATCAA taCTTAATAAACGAGCGGATCCATATAGCCACTGATCATCTGGGGCGTTTTATAAAGCTGCACATACAAgaattaaaa gtCCTCTTGATAACATTGGATGACGTCATTGATAACATGCTTGCCATGTACGAAAACCATAACGCAATAGCGGCCGAAAGGAAAGCTACTTACACGGGCGGCCCGGTCCCTAtggagttttatttaagtcaag AATTCTACTGCGGCAAAAACGTCTACTTATTCTACTCGGAGTTGTACAGCGATATATACCACATGGGTCGTGGTATAGCGCCATATTGCAAGGACAGGTCCTTCGTGTTCATGGGGTTTCTACATTATCACGACGAACAGAAATATTACCTGATCGATGATCCCAGTATTTCCTTCCCCACTGATAACTTCTTGCACGGCTTGGAATGTCACATTGGCATTTGCATATTCAG ATTTCCGTTCAAAAAGATACTGCAAAGCGAGAGGGATGTCACAACACTACCCAAAGCGATCGTCAAGTGTGGTCTGGTGATGTACAAGCTGCCACCCCTGACTGCCGCAGCGTGCATCATAACCTCAGGCTCCTTCATCCTGGACTTCAACATTCAGGGGTTGAGATACAGGCACTATGACTATCTACTg ACTACACCCAACGGAAATACTTATTACACAAAGGAACCTCATACGCCCCTGGTTTGTGATCACCACGTCTGTGAATGGAACTACACTAACCACTACGGCG GTCCATTCTTGATTCCTGGAGATCCTGGGAGCGGGATAGATCCTGTGCCTCCATACATCGAACCCACTCCTAAACCAGACGAAGGGGATGAAGATAATATTACAGTCCCAT ATATACTGGAGGGATGTCTATTTATGTATCCTCCGAACTACGGATCAATAGCTGgtaaaagttatttagatCCCGTCGAGCTACACGACGATCGATTCACATGCAGCGCTGCGGGCGGCAACAAG GGTTTGTATTGGTATCCTCAATGGATGGGCGCCATGCCTCATCACCCGTATCCGTCTATAGTAGACGAAAAAGGCGCCTTCGACCCACCAGGCGCATTCTACCCTCACCAGAATTACGAGATGGAAGAGTCAGACGTCGATTAA
- the LOC116775206 gene encoding vesicular inhibitory amino acid transporter: MMNLGRIKLPPIKNVLDVALQTVRQQVPEKPGAPSRPPQNVRFANADMGESCELSTMNETTSPTYQSTNPTNPFLSGQLQAEDSFTSYQNTYPQQDGAPRTQSMQSVDFYASSEEGGFEEGGGKPGAKINEFQAAWNVTNAIQGMFVVSLPFAVLQGGYWAIAAMIGIAHICCYTGKILVECLYEDDPVSGQRVRVRDSYVSIAKECFGRKYGARIVNIAQIIELLMTCILYVVVCGDLMIGTFPDGSIDTRSWMMLIGIFLLPLAFLKSLKSVSMLSFWCTMSHLIINAIVLGYCILNIGDWGWSKVKWTLDFENFPISLGVIVFSYTSQIFLPTLEGNMEDRSRFEWMLNWSHIAAAAFKSIFGYLCFLTFQNDTQQVITNNLRSAGFKGLVNFFLVVKAVLSYPLPYYAACDLLERVLFRGKPKTIFPTIYALDGELKVWGLAWRLGVIMFTILMAIFIPHFAILMGFIGSFTGTMLSFIWPAYFHLKLKGNQLESSTIAYDYFIISLGVLFGVIGMYDSGSALIKAFKIGLPF; the protein is encoded by the exons atgatgaatCTCGGGCGTATCAAACTGCCTCCGATAAAAAATGTGCTAGATGTGGCCCTGCAGACTGTGAGACAGCAGGTGCCCGAGAAACCCGGCGCTCCGTCAAGACCACCACAAAATGTCCGTTTTGCAAATGCAG acATGGGCGAAAGTTGCGAGCTGTCCACAATGAATGAAACGACGTCTCCGACGTATCAATCCACGAACCCAACTAACCCATTTCTTAGCGGACAGCTTCAAGCTGAAGACTCCTTTACAAGTTACCAGAATACTTACCCTCAGCAAGATGGAGCACCtag AACGCAAAGCATGCAAAGCGTTGATTTCTATGCATCCTCTGAGGAAGGAGGTTTTGAAGAAGGTGGGGGCAAGCCGGGTGCTAAGATTAACGAATTTCAAGCTGCTTGGAACGTTACTAATGCTATCCAG GGTATGTTTGTGGTGTCACTGCCTTTCGCCGTGCTTCAAGGGGGTTACTGGGCTATCGCTGCCATGATTGGAATCGCTCATATCTGCTGCTACACCGGCAAGATCCTCGTGGAATGTCTGTACGAAGATGACCCCGTATCAGGACAGCGTGTTCGCGTCCGCGATTCATATGTCAGCATTGCAAAGGAGTGTTTCGGAAGAAAATACGGCGCTAGGATCGTGAACATCGCTCAGATTATCGAGCTTCTAATGACATGTATACTGTACGTCGTTGTGTGCGGAGACCTCATGATAGGAACATTCCCCGATGGATCCATCGATACACGATCTTGGATGATGCTGATTGGTATATTCTTACTGCCTCTTGCTTTTCTGAAGTCGTTGAAGAGCGTCAGCATGCTGTCCTTCTGGTGTACCATGAGTCATTTGATAATAAACGCCATCGTTCTCGGCTACTGCATACTCAATATCGGTGATTGGGGTTGGTCAAAGGTTAAGTGGACTTTGGATTTCGAGAATTTCCCGATAAGCTTAGGTGTCATCGTCTTCTCTTATACCTCTCAAATATTTCTGCCGACTTTAGAAGGCAATATGGAGGACAGATCTCGTTTCGAATGGATGCTGAACTGGTCACACATAGCCGCAGCTGCTTTCAAATCAATCTTTGGATATTTGTGCTTTCTGACTTTCCAAAACGACACCCAACAAGTGATCACTAATAATCTTCGATCAGCCGGTTTCAAGGGGTTGGTCAATTTCTTTCTCGTGGTTAAAGCTGTACTAAGCTATCCCCTTCCTTATTACGCAGCTTGTGACTTATTGGAAAGGGTCCTATTTAGGGGTAAGCCGAAGACGATTTTCCCGACAATTTATGCTTTAGACGGCGAATTAAAAGTCTGGGGATTGGCTTGGCGACTGGGTGTGATAATGTTCACAATATTAATGGCAATCTTTATACCACACTTCGCCATACTTATGGGTTTCATTGGCAGTTTCACGGGTACTATGCTCAGTTTTATTTGGCCAGCGTATTTCCATCTCAAATTAAAGGGCAACCAATTAGAAAGTTCCACCATCGCTTACGACTACTTCATAATATCCCTCGGAGTGCTGTTTGGAGTAATCGGTATGTATGATTCGGGTTCAGCACTAATTAAGGCTTTCAAAATAGGCTTGCCCTTCTAA